CCCCGCCATGTTCATCGGCGTATTACTGATCATCACCTGGCTTGTGCTGCTGCTGCGCTATCCGGCCAAGGCATTGCCGGTTTCGCTGGCTGCTGTGCTGGGACTTGCGATAGTTGCAGCATCAGTCGCATGGCTGGATCATCGCGAATCTCAGCAACTGGCACGCCTGGAGCTGCGTATCGTCTATGACCCTGTGCAGTGCCCCGCAGACCGGCCACTGCAACTCACGCTGCAAAACCGCAATACCGTGCCCTTGGCCGAACTCGGCTGGCGCATCGCGGCCTATGCCCCCGGCGATACCGTCAACCTTGCCGACAACCTCTACACCGCCCCGCGCTACCGTGGGCCTGGCGAGCTGCAACCCGGAGCTAGCTGGCAGGACTGCCTGCCCATGCCACCCCTGCGCGCCGGTTATCGCCCGCAAACCCTCGAATTCAGAGCCGAGCGCCTGCAAGGCAGCTTTGCCAACTAAGGATATTTTGATGCAGCGTGTTTTGATCACCGGTTGCTCCAGCGGTATAGGCCGTGCTCTGGCCGATGCCTTCAAGGCTGCGGGGTACGAGGTCTGGGCCAGCGCCCGCAAG
This genomic stretch from Pseudomonas deceptionensis harbors:
- a CDS encoding multidrug transporter; the protein is MFIGVLLIITWLVLLLRYPAKALPVSLAAVLGLAIVAASVAWLDHRESQQLARLELRIVYDPVQCPADRPLQLTLQNRNTVPLAELGWRIAAYAPGDTVNLADNLYTAPRYRGPGELQPGASWQDCLPMPPLRAGYRPQTLEFRAERLQGSFAN